DNA sequence from the Candidatus Deferrimicrobium sp. genome:
AGGAACCGCCCCGCTGGTGGCGAAATCGAGGCGCGTGAGCAGCGTAAGGCCCGGGACCGGGGAAATTTCCGCGACCTCCGGGTGACGCTTCCTCAGGTAGCCGGCCAGCGTCCCCGCTTCCAGCGGACGTTGGGGCTCGGTGTGGACGTCGTGGGGCTTGCACAGGACGGCGACGTGGGAATCCTCGTAGGCCACGGACGCCCCGGGGAGATCGGAAGGGACGGGAAGCCAGTCCTTCCCTTCCGCGAGCGACGCCACGGTGACGACCTCGCCTTCGCGGAGGATGCGACCTTTGGAAGAAGCGGCGCCGCCGACCCGGACCGCTCCTCCCTCGATGGCGAACCGCACGCTTCGCGACGGGACATCGGGGAAACGGTCCCGCAGAAACCGGTCCAGACGGAACCCCGACTCCTTGGGGAGGACGGCAAGCGACTGGAGAATCAGCATCTTACGGTGTATACTGTATGCAAGGAAAGGGGGTCACGCCATGTACGAGAAGATCCTCGTCCCTCTGGATGGGTCCGCCCTCGCGGAGCGGGCGATCCGTCATGCGCAAGAGATCGCCCACGGAACCAAAAGCGAAATTCTCCTGCTGCAGGCCGTCAACCTTCCGATGCCCGTCGTCCCCGAAGCCGTCCTGATTCCCGACGCCAAGTGGCTCGACGAGGCGAGGAAGGAAGCCGCCCGGTACCTTGAAGGGATTGCCGCGCCGCTGCGCGAGGCGGGGTTGCGCGTCCGTACGCTGCTGGACGATCGGCCCCCCGCCGACGCGATCCTTCATGTGGCCACGCGCGAGGAGGTCGACCTGATCGTCATGAGCACGCACGGACGCGGCGGGTTCTCCCGCCTGCTGATGGGAAGCGTTGCGGAGAGCGTGTTCCGGGCGACGTCGCGGACGGTGATGCTCGTGAAACCCGAGCGGCCTGCCGTCGCGGCGCAACATGACGAGGAGTGGTACCTCCACATTCCGTAGCGGCCGGGAGGCCGGGTCACGGAGGACTACTCCCTCACTCCTGCACAACCGTCGCCTTCGTGATGGTGACGGGCTGCACGGGGACGTCCTGGAACGCGCCGAAATTCCCTGTGGGCACGGCGCGGATCTTGTCGACGACGTCCATCCCCTCCGTGACCTTTCCGAAGACGGCGTAGCCGTAACCTTGCGGAGTCTTGCCCCGGTGGTTGAGGAAGTCGTTGTTCACCACGTTGATGAAGAATTGCGCCGTCGCGGAGTCGACAACCGAGGTCCGGGCCATCGCGAGCGTACCCCGGTCGT
Encoded proteins:
- a CDS encoding universal stress protein — its product is MYEKILVPLDGSALAERAIRHAQEIAHGTKSEILLLQAVNLPMPVVPEAVLIPDAKWLDEARKEAARYLEGIAAPLREAGLRVRTLLDDRPPADAILHVATREEVDLIVMSTHGRGGFSRLLMGSVAESVFRATSRTVMLVKPERPAVAAQHDEEWYLHIP